From Granulicella sp. WH15, the proteins below share one genomic window:
- a CDS encoding alpha-L-arabinofuranosidase C-terminal domain-containing protein, which translates to MRFASYTVRLSSALLFASSFLHAQAPASGTLDIDLGTPLHKVSPMLYGLMTEEINYSYDGGLYAEMVRNRTFQENDHRYPARWFITQGGFSSAAMEVDPTTGPSAALHQSLKVTVAHADSANQAGVLNEGYWGMAVRPETTYTGSFYARPDATMAGPVTVSLISNKSGAAVASATVPALSTGWKQYSYTMKTGQLQAGSDYHLAITFAHPGTVWLCLVSLFPPTYKNRDNGNRPDLMEKMAAMKPRFLRLPGGNYLEGDEIWQRYEFKTTIGPLVDRPTHPSPWRYRSSDGMGLLEFLEWCEDLGIEPVLAVYAGYSMHPPQFINPGPNLDPYVEDALDEIEYVIGPTNTKWGAVRAKNGHPKPFPLTYVEIGNEDWFDKSGSYDGRFAQFNKAIKARYPQLQTVATTAVNGVKPDVIDDHYYERATDIFKESLHYDKADRNGPKIFVGEWATREGSPTPNFGAALGDAAWMTSMERNSDLIIMSAYAPLLVNVNPGGMQWESDLIGYDAMSSYGSPSYYAQVLFGNHLGSEVPTNSISGVENPRFFYSVTSDAGKVYLKLVNASTIPQPLNIKIAGAGKLASTASLLTLTAKDTTDTNTLTDPERIVPVAGTLSNVGATFTHTVPAYSIQVVEIPRQ; encoded by the coding sequence ATGCGCTTTGCCTCGTACACTGTACGGCTATCGTCTGCCCTTCTGTTTGCAAGCAGTTTTCTCCATGCCCAGGCTCCGGCCAGCGGCACACTCGATATTGATCTAGGCACGCCGCTGCACAAGGTCAGCCCGATGCTCTACGGGCTGATGACCGAGGAGATCAACTACTCCTACGACGGCGGCCTGTATGCGGAGATGGTGCGCAACCGCACCTTTCAGGAGAACGACCACCGCTATCCTGCTCGCTGGTTTATCACACAGGGAGGCTTCTCCAGCGCGGCCATGGAGGTCGACCCGACCACCGGGCCCAGCGCGGCTCTGCACCAGAGCCTGAAGGTGACCGTTGCCCACGCGGACTCCGCCAATCAGGCTGGTGTTTTGAACGAGGGCTACTGGGGGATGGCGGTGCGTCCCGAGACGACTTACACGGGCTCCTTCTATGCCAGGCCGGATGCGACGATGGCTGGGCCGGTGACGGTCTCGCTCATCAGCAATAAGAGTGGGGCGGCGGTCGCCTCGGCTACGGTTCCTGCGCTCAGCACGGGCTGGAAGCAGTACAGCTACACCATGAAGACGGGGCAATTGCAGGCTGGCTCCGACTATCATCTGGCTATCACCTTTGCTCATCCCGGCACTGTATGGCTCTGCCTTGTTTCTCTCTTTCCTCCGACGTATAAGAACCGCGATAACGGCAACCGTCCTGACTTGATGGAGAAGATGGCCGCTATGAAGCCGCGCTTTCTGCGCCTGCCGGGCGGCAACTACCTTGAAGGCGATGAGATATGGCAGCGGTACGAGTTCAAGACCACGATCGGGCCGCTGGTCGATCGGCCTACGCATCCCAGCCCCTGGCGCTATCGCTCCTCCGATGGGATGGGCCTGCTGGAGTTTCTGGAGTGGTGCGAGGATCTTGGAATCGAGCCTGTGCTTGCGGTCTATGCCGGTTATTCGATGCACCCGCCGCAGTTCATCAACCCTGGTCCAAACCTCGATCCCTACGTTGAAGATGCGCTCGATGAGATCGAGTATGTGATTGGCCCGACCAATACGAAGTGGGGTGCGGTTCGTGCAAAGAATGGCCATCCCAAGCCGTTTCCTCTTACGTATGTCGAGATTGGCAATGAGGACTGGTTCGATAAGTCGGGGAGCTACGACGGGCGTTTTGCCCAGTTCAACAAGGCTATCAAGGCACGGTATCCGCAGCTCCAGACTGTGGCTACGACGGCGGTCAACGGCGTGAAGCCGGATGTGATCGACGACCACTACTATGAGCGGGCCACCGATATCTTCAAGGAGTCGCTGCACTACGACAAGGCCGACCGCAATGGGCCGAAGATCTTTGTCGGCGAGTGGGCCACGCGCGAGGGCTCGCCTACGCCGAACTTTGGCGCGGCCCTTGGGGATGCGGCCTGGATGACAAGCATGGAACGCAATAGCGACCTCATCATCATGTCAGCCTATGCACCTCTGCTGGTCAACGTGAACCCGGGCGGGATGCAGTGGGAGTCGGACCTGATCGGCTATGACGCTATGAGCAGCTACGGCTCTCCCAGCTACTATGCGCAGGTACTTTTCGGGAACCATCTGGGTAGCGAGGTGCCGACCAACAGTATCAGTGGGGTGGAAAATCCGCGCTTCTTCTACTCGGTCACCAGCGACGCGGGGAAGGTTTATCTCAAGCTGGTCAACGCCTCCACGATTCCTCAGCCGCTTAACATCAAGATCGCCGGAGCAGGGAAGCTTGCGTCCACGGCTTCGCTCTTGACCTTGACCGCGAAGGATACGACCGATACCAACACGCTTACCGATCCGGAGAGAATCGTTCCCGTTGCGGGCACGCTCTCGAACGTTGGCGCGACCTTTACCCATACGGTTCCGGCTTACTCGATCCAGGTGGTGGAGATTCCGAGACAGTAG
- a CDS encoding FAD-binding oxidoreductase, with the protein MTADSTNVQSLTDALMTICGREFVRVEGEMTSVSPASTEEVAAVLRAANSYGMAVTAWGSGSKQGWGGARKAALILHTDRLTAVREHTWQDMTCIVEAGCSWSKLQEALLQHGQFVALDPLWSDRATIGGIVATNDSGSLRHRYGSLRDLVIGMTIVLADGTVAKTGGKVVKNVAGYDLHKLMTGAMGTLGVITDVAFRLHSIPRHTCSVVVRSLDVGLLGTLLLQILDSHLSTERLQVRGGGDGFFLDLGLVAMPDVLLDQTNAVTAMAEKLGLVASEASSAEWDARQALFDRADGVLAKATMMPSDIAHFSAAVRELGGDCVTQAVGVMTLSVPVSATDQVVHLRQQLEAKRGSLTILRQPDEAVIEPWGTLPDTMPLMRAIKQRFDPQHILNPGRYLGGI; encoded by the coding sequence ATGACGGCTGATTCCACGAATGTGCAATCCCTGACTGACGCTTTGATGACTATCTGCGGCAGGGAGTTTGTCCGCGTTGAGGGCGAGATGACCAGTGTCTCGCCTGCCAGTACGGAGGAGGTCGCGGCGGTGCTGCGCGCGGCTAACTCATACGGCATGGCGGTGACGGCCTGGGGTAGCGGCAGCAAACAGGGTTGGGGAGGTGCACGTAAGGCGGCGTTGATCCTGCATACGGATCGTCTTACTGCGGTTCGAGAGCATACATGGCAGGATATGACTTGCATCGTTGAGGCCGGTTGTAGCTGGTCGAAGCTGCAGGAGGCGCTCTTGCAGCATGGTCAGTTTGTTGCGCTCGATCCGCTGTGGTCTGATCGGGCGACGATTGGCGGGATTGTGGCGACGAATGATTCGGGTAGCCTGCGCCATCGTTATGGCAGCTTGCGCGATCTCGTGATCGGGATGACGATTGTGCTCGCGGACGGCACGGTGGCGAAGACCGGCGGCAAGGTGGTCAAGAATGTTGCTGGCTATGATCTGCATAAGTTGATGACCGGCGCGATGGGTACGCTTGGGGTCATCACCGACGTTGCCTTTCGGCTGCACTCCATTCCTCGGCATACTTGCAGTGTTGTGGTGCGCTCGCTGGATGTGGGGCTGCTGGGAACGCTGTTGTTGCAGATTCTCGACTCTCATTTGAGCACCGAGAGGTTGCAGGTGCGTGGTGGGGGCGATGGATTTTTCCTGGATCTGGGGCTGGTGGCTATGCCTGATGTGTTGCTCGACCAGACCAATGCAGTGACGGCTATGGCCGAGAAGCTGGGGCTCGTTGCTTCTGAGGCTTCTTCTGCAGAGTGGGATGCGAGGCAGGCGCTCTTTGATCGGGCGGATGGCGTGCTTGCGAAGGCCACGATGATGCCCTCTGATATTGCGCACTTCAGCGCGGCTGTTAGGGAGTTGGGCGGCGATTGCGTGACCCAGGCAGTTGGGGTGATGACGCTGAGTGTGCCAGTCTCGGCGACCGATCAGGTGGTGCATCTGCGACAGCAGTTGGAGGCGAAGCGCGGATCGTTGACGATTCTGCGACAGCCTGATGAGGCGGTGATAGAGCCGTGGGGCACGCTGCCGGACACGATGCCTCTGATGCGTGCCATCAAGCAGCGTTTCGACCCTCAACATATTCTCAACCCCGGCCGCTACCTTGGTGGAATCTGA
- a CDS encoding FadR/GntR family transcriptional regulator produces the protein MQKKVLSSRAKPLKSKIRRVAKTSISDEIVDQIMSLIASGDLKPGQQLPSERELCKDFGAGRSSLREALRCLCIVGVLTARVGEGTSVALDGAKFLGKIVEWRIITEKHDIENLMEVRTALESITAANVARLGNEEHLAKLEKLLAKMETVVNDQKRFAQLDLEFHVSLAAASENFLIYDLVSMIRGQLERALATVLVAPHALPNTLKEHTAIVNAIRKRDPVAASESMQAHLKAHLKRYQSALKKDHPPLPSAVLPVVKRAKSTRRESTLTVV, from the coding sequence ATGCAGAAAAAGGTCCTGAGCTCCCGAGCTAAACCCCTGAAATCAAAGATTCGTCGCGTCGCTAAAACCTCGATCAGCGATGAGATCGTAGATCAGATCATGTCGTTGATCGCGAGCGGCGACCTGAAGCCCGGTCAGCAGCTCCCCTCAGAGCGCGAGCTGTGCAAAGACTTCGGCGCGGGCCGGTCTTCGCTGCGCGAGGCGTTGCGCTGCCTGTGTATCGTGGGTGTGCTCACGGCGCGCGTCGGCGAAGGTACGTCGGTGGCTCTCGATGGCGCGAAGTTCCTGGGGAAGATCGTCGAGTGGCGCATCATCACGGAGAAGCACGACATCGAGAACCTGATGGAGGTGCGTACCGCGCTCGAGAGCATCACGGCGGCCAACGTCGCACGGCTGGGGAACGAAGAGCACCTGGCGAAGCTCGAGAAGCTGCTGGCGAAGATGGAGACCGTGGTCAACGACCAGAAGCGGTTTGCGCAGCTCGACCTGGAGTTCCACGTTAGCCTGGCGGCGGCATCGGAGAACTTTCTCATCTATGATCTTGTCTCGATGATTCGTGGCCAGCTCGAGAGAGCGCTGGCGACGGTGCTGGTGGCTCCCCATGCGCTGCCCAATACGCTGAAGGAGCACACCGCGATCGTCAACGCGATTCGCAAGCGCGATCCGGTGGCGGCGAGCGAGAGTATGCAGGCTCACCTGAAGGCCCACCTGAAGCGTTACCAGAGCGCTCTGAAGAAGGACCACCCGCCGCTGCCGAGTGCGGTATTGCCTGTGGTGAAGCGCGCGAAGAGCACACGACGGGAATCTACATTGACAGTGGTCTGA
- a CDS encoding heterodisulfide reductase-related iron-sulfur binding cluster yields MAHLTQLEPAKPSNFDAHHPPETKLIDDCVHCGFCLPACPTYVLWGEEMDSPRGRIYMMKKSSKGEAPLDEHFQLHMDNCLGCMACMTACPSGVQYSKLIEDARAQVERNIPRETSDSLFRKMLFATFPYSGRLRMMALPMMVYQRTGLQKLVRSTGILKALPERLSAMEALLPWVPNNLFRRLPAKVSATSSQRRRVGMLLGCVQQVFFQHVNEATARVLAAEGCEVVIPQVQGCCGALMVHSGLEEQASEMARAMIAAFEAADVDTIVINAAGCGSTMKEYGHLLRDDPKWAARAAAFSAKCKDISEILVSLPAQSPRHALPMRVAYHDACHLRHAQSVFEQPRQLLGTIPGLDVVEVEEANLCCGSAGVYNLLHPEPANELGDRKVENLLATKATALISANPGCLLQIMSGLRRRGLDTMPTFHMVELLDASIRNVPPEELLRSRV; encoded by the coding sequence ATGGCACATCTGACGCAACTGGAACCAGCCAAGCCTTCTAACTTCGACGCGCATCATCCGCCAGAGACCAAGCTGATCGACGACTGCGTACACTGCGGATTCTGTCTGCCTGCTTGCCCCACCTATGTGCTTTGGGGGGAGGAGATGGATTCGCCGCGCGGGCGTATCTACATGATGAAAAAGTCGTCGAAGGGGGAGGCTCCGCTCGACGAACATTTTCAGTTACATATGGATAACTGTCTGGGCTGCATGGCCTGCATGACGGCCTGCCCTTCGGGGGTTCAGTACAGCAAGCTGATTGAAGATGCGCGGGCTCAGGTGGAACGGAATATTCCGCGTGAGACCAGCGATTCGCTCTTCCGCAAGATGCTGTTCGCGACGTTTCCGTACTCGGGCAGGCTGCGTATGATGGCGCTGCCGATGATGGTGTATCAGCGGACCGGTTTGCAGAAGCTGGTTCGGAGCACGGGCATCCTGAAGGCGCTGCCGGAGCGGCTCTCAGCCATGGAGGCGCTGCTGCCTTGGGTTCCGAACAACCTCTTCCGTCGTCTGCCTGCGAAGGTGAGTGCTACGTCGTCGCAACGGCGCAGGGTGGGGATGCTGCTGGGGTGTGTGCAGCAGGTCTTCTTTCAGCATGTTAACGAGGCTACGGCCCGTGTGCTGGCGGCTGAAGGCTGTGAGGTTGTGATTCCGCAGGTGCAGGGATGCTGCGGCGCATTGATGGTCCACTCGGGTCTCGAAGAGCAGGCCTCGGAGATGGCACGGGCGATGATCGCGGCATTTGAGGCTGCCGATGTCGATACCATTGTGATCAATGCGGCCGGTTGTGGCTCGACCATGAAGGAGTATGGCCACCTGTTGCGTGATGATCCCAAGTGGGCTGCACGGGCGGCTGCCTTCAGCGCGAAGTGTAAGGATATCTCGGAGATTCTGGTCAGCCTTCCGGCGCAGTCGCCGCGTCATGCGCTGCCGATGCGGGTGGCGTATCACGATGCCTGTCACCTGCGTCATGCGCAGTCGGTCTTTGAGCAGCCGCGTCAACTGCTGGGCACGATTCCCGGTCTTGATGTGGTTGAAGTGGAAGAGGCGAATCTCTGCTGTGGCTCCGCTGGTGTCTATAACCTGCTGCATCCCGAGCCTGCAAATGAGCTTGGAGATCGCAAGGTAGAGAACCTTCTCGCGACTAAGGCTACGGCGCTTATCTCCGCTAATCCGGGCTGCCTGTTGCAGATTATGAGCGGGTTGCGAAGACGGGGTCTGGATACGATGCCCACCTTCCATATGGTCGAGCTGCTTGATGCTTCGATTCGCAATGTTCCTCCGGAAGAGCTTTTGAGATCGAGGGTGTAA
- a CDS encoding TonB-dependent receptor, which yields MTQRTSRIIASCGLLLMLLTATIPMLHAQAVAIATVNGRLVDPLGAVVPNASVKLTATDTGSLHQTTTNQDGLYTIVNLPVGPYKLEVSAPGFQTYVQSGIVLRVNDNVELDATLTVGEVNERVEVQANISMVQTQQNTISQVIDGRRIAEMPLNGRDPTQLITISGAAVNHSDGTNTGSKSFYSSQSISIAGGLGNQTNYLLDGGDNNDSFTNVNLPFPFPDALAEFSVETSSLPARNGLHPGGLVNAVTKSGTNQWHGNFFEFVRNGDVNAQNYFATKNDSLKRNQFGGTVGGKIITDKLFFFFGFQQSNIRQDPSSLNATIPTAAALLGDFTALDGGACGAARPNTVDISTTSAAYPNGTPLSALPNPYHVDPSKFDPAAVALAKYLPVGSANSCGLVQYGYPVHSNEQEYVARGDWTISPKQSLYGRYFIDMYKLAAFFNPTNILVTGISGNYEKAQTLTFGDSYMITPTIVNSLHFTFSRRRDDRGPADGVGINAQTIGVQNIYQGTPNYLQLTVQNGGFAVGSGSGALGTFNITSYQEADDVDILKGKHSIALGVDIIRTQDNQNNHYEDNGSFIFNGSISGQPVHTGDKTTAGDSLLDFLEGNMNHYEQTMPQQNAIRQTVIGAYVQDTWHVTPKLVINAGLRWEPMKYPYDYFHRGSTFSRADFDAGKKSSVFVNAPAGSSFYGDPGVTPSFSDDRWTNFSPRLGLVYNPDGQGKSTFRIGAAMMYDSPGTFMNYRVIANNLPYGATIIEQGSKNGYKLSNPWGGAAANPFPLPSQPSKTTSFPAAASQVLTPRNIHSPIVYQWNLSFQHQFGRDWIFSLTYLGNEMNHSWIGNEINPGVYIPGNSTGLVGSCGALVVGLPAAGSACESASTQNRRVLSLANPTNGAGYSTQVIANDGANSNYNGMLTSLEHRFEHNYTVLANYTWSKCLQIGPLTTLGVEGVVSNPYNIKGDYGYCTIDAPNIFNLSVVANSTWHGGGITSFLLKDWQVAPLIRITSGLPVNLTSGVDNSGSGILLDRPDVVPGQPVYTRNPTHTKAAGLQYLNRAAFTNNAPGTFGTVRHNSIRPPKYVDVDLAVVRSFHVRERYGLQLRVEGFNIFNHPNFFNPASGSFNGSLAASTFGSIKTANDPRILQGAIKISF from the coding sequence ATGACACAACGTACTTCTAGAATCATCGCTTCATGTGGGCTGCTACTGATGCTGCTCACAGCCACGATTCCTATGCTTCATGCCCAGGCGGTTGCCATCGCGACGGTGAACGGACGCCTTGTGGATCCGCTCGGCGCAGTCGTTCCCAATGCGAGTGTGAAACTGACCGCGACCGATACGGGATCGCTTCACCAGACAACCACTAATCAGGATGGTCTCTATACCATCGTGAATTTGCCGGTAGGACCTTACAAATTAGAGGTGAGTGCTCCCGGGTTCCAGACCTATGTGCAGAGTGGCATCGTTTTGCGAGTCAATGACAATGTTGAGCTGGATGCGACTCTGACAGTTGGTGAAGTGAACGAGCGCGTCGAGGTGCAGGCCAATATCTCGATGGTGCAGACTCAACAGAACACCATTTCTCAGGTGATTGATGGTCGCCGCATCGCGGAGATGCCGCTCAATGGACGTGACCCGACTCAGCTTATTACTATCTCGGGCGCCGCGGTTAACCACAGTGATGGAACTAACACCGGCTCGAAGAGCTTTTATAGCTCGCAGTCCATATCCATCGCTGGGGGTTTAGGTAACCAGACAAATTACCTGTTGGATGGCGGTGATAACAACGATAGTTTTACCAACGTAAACTTGCCGTTTCCGTTTCCGGATGCATTGGCTGAGTTCAGCGTCGAGACGAGTTCTCTTCCCGCGCGGAACGGACTCCACCCTGGTGGTCTGGTGAATGCCGTCACTAAATCCGGCACCAATCAGTGGCACGGAAACTTCTTTGAGTTTGTTCGAAATGGCGACGTGAACGCGCAAAATTACTTTGCGACGAAAAATGACAGCCTCAAGCGCAATCAGTTTGGCGGTACAGTAGGCGGAAAGATTATTACGGACAAGTTGTTTTTCTTCTTCGGCTTTCAGCAGTCGAATATTCGCCAGGATCCCTCGAGTCTTAATGCGACTATTCCCACGGCTGCGGCACTGCTGGGAGATTTTACCGCGCTCGACGGCGGAGCCTGCGGGGCTGCTCGTCCGAACACTGTCGATATATCTACTACATCGGCTGCCTATCCTAATGGGACTCCACTCAGCGCGTTGCCCAATCCTTATCATGTGGATCCCTCGAAGTTTGATCCTGCAGCGGTGGCGCTTGCGAAGTATCTTCCGGTCGGTTCGGCTAACTCGTGTGGACTGGTGCAGTATGGGTATCCCGTACATTCAAACGAGCAGGAGTATGTCGCTCGCGGAGATTGGACGATTAGTCCAAAGCAGAGCCTCTATGGACGCTACTTTATTGATATGTATAAGCTGGCGGCGTTTTTCAATCCGACTAATATCCTTGTGACCGGTATCTCGGGTAACTATGAAAAAGCTCAGACTTTGACCTTTGGCGATAGTTACATGATTACTCCGACGATTGTGAACTCTCTGCACTTTACCTTTAGCCGCCGGCGCGACGATCGCGGGCCTGCCGATGGAGTTGGGATCAATGCCCAGACGATCGGTGTGCAGAATATCTACCAGGGCACCCCAAACTATCTACAGTTGACCGTGCAAAATGGAGGTTTTGCGGTTGGCAGTGGTTCGGGAGCCCTTGGGACGTTCAACATTACTTCGTATCAGGAAGCTGACGACGTCGATATTCTGAAGGGAAAGCACTCGATTGCACTCGGCGTCGATATTATTCGTACTCAGGATAATCAGAATAATCACTATGAAGATAATGGTTCTTTTATCTTCAACGGTTCGATTAGCGGGCAGCCTGTCCATACGGGAGATAAGACGACGGCCGGTGATTCGCTGCTCGATTTTCTTGAAGGCAATATGAACCACTATGAGCAGACGATGCCGCAGCAGAATGCCATTCGTCAGACTGTGATAGGGGCTTATGTTCAGGATACCTGGCATGTTACCCCCAAACTGGTGATCAATGCTGGTCTTCGGTGGGAGCCGATGAAGTATCCCTATGACTACTTCCATCGTGGCAGCACCTTCTCGCGGGCTGACTTTGATGCTGGAAAGAAGAGCAGCGTATTTGTCAATGCGCCTGCGGGGTCTTCCTTCTATGGCGACCCTGGAGTAACTCCATCATTTAGTGATGACCGTTGGACTAACTTCTCTCCTCGTCTGGGACTGGTCTATAACCCGGATGGCCAGGGTAAGAGCACCTTCCGTATCGGTGCAGCGATGATGTATGACTCACCCGGCACCTTCATGAACTATCGTGTCATTGCCAATAACCTGCCTTATGGTGCGACGATCATTGAGCAGGGCTCTAAGAATGGCTACAAATTGAGTAACCCGTGGGGAGGCGCTGCCGCTAATCCCTTTCCGCTGCCGTCGCAGCCTTCCAAGACGACTAGCTTTCCTGCCGCTGCGTCGCAGGTACTTACTCCAAGAAACATTCATTCTCCCATCGTCTACCAGTGGAATCTCAGCTTTCAGCATCAGTTTGGACGCGACTGGATCTTCTCTCTGACCTACCTTGGAAATGAGATGAACCACTCCTGGATTGGGAATGAGATTAATCCTGGAGTTTATATTCCGGGGAATTCCACTGGTTTAGTGGGATCCTGCGGGGCGCTTGTCGTAGGGTTGCCTGCTGCCGGGAGTGCTTGTGAGTCTGCTTCTACCCAGAACCGGCGCGTTCTTAGCCTGGCGAATCCGACGAATGGAGCCGGTTACTCAACACAGGTGATCGCGAATGATGGGGCCAACTCCAACTATAACGGTATGCTTACTTCGCTGGAGCATCGCTTTGAACATAACTACACGGTGCTCGCAAACTATACCTGGTCGAAGTGCCTTCAGATTGGGCCGCTTACTACGCTGGGCGTGGAAGGTGTAGTCTCAAATCCTTACAATATCAAGGGCGATTATGGTTATTGCACGATTGACGCTCCTAACATCTTCAACCTTTCCGTTGTTGCGAACAGCACCTGGCATGGCGGTGGAATTACTTCCTTTCTGCTGAAGGACTGGCAGGTGGCTCCTCTGATCCGTATTACGAGTGGTCTTCCGGTCAACCTTACCTCGGGCGTGGATAACTCGGGTAGCGGGATTCTGCTGGATCGTCCTGACGTGGTTCCTGGACAGCCGGTCTATACGAGGAATCCGACCCATACGAAAGCGGCTGGCTTGCAGTACCTGAACCGGGCGGCCTTTACAAACAATGCTCCGGGAACCTTCGGTACGGTGCGGCACAATAGCATTCGCCCTCCGAAGTATGTCGATGTTGACCTGGCTGTGGTTCGCTCGTTCCATGTACGAGAGCGTTATGGGCTTCAGCTCCGTGTGGAAGGGTTCAACATCTTCAACCATCCTAACTTCTTCAACCCGGCGTCCGGCTCTTTCAACGGCAGCTTGGCGGCCAGTACTTTTGGCTCGATCAAGACAGCTAACGATCCACGTATTTTGCAGGGAGCTATCAAGATAAGCTTCTAA
- a CDS encoding peptidyl-alpha-hydroxyglycine alpha-amidating lyase family protein: MKGLRCFILVMVCCGVALAQTSAGKGPAFEPVPELPYRATANFFQTPLSVVAGEVSAVSLNSKGHIFVFQRGKPDLLEYDEAGKYLRSIGEGLFTVPHGLRFDADDNIWVTDTGSHIVLKLDHDGRVLMVLGRKNVGAEGDWLFNKPADVAFGKNGEFFVADGYGNSRIMKFDRNGKFLKQWGSFGEQPGQFQLPHSIVIDKQWRIYVADREGGRIQIFDYDGKFLKEWDGIGYPYGLFITPDQHIWMSDGGLDRVVEFDPEGRIVGAVGEPGHGLGQFVWPHFLAVGPDRKIYVADVLNWRVDVFVPTGTAPTGKMSPYVPTKRVFNEQIKSSGWSIRHP, from the coding sequence ATGAAGGGTCTTCGCTGCTTCATCCTGGTGATGGTGTGTTGTGGTGTGGCGCTGGCGCAGACCTCGGCGGGCAAGGGGCCAGCCTTCGAGCCGGTGCCGGAGCTGCCGTATCGAGCTACTGCGAATTTCTTTCAGACGCCGCTCTCGGTGGTCGCAGGTGAGGTCTCGGCGGTGAGCCTCAACTCTAAGGGACATATCTTCGTCTTCCAGCGCGGTAAGCCGGATCTGTTGGAGTATGACGAGGCGGGTAAGTATCTTCGCAGTATCGGCGAAGGTCTATTTACTGTTCCGCATGGACTGCGCTTCGATGCTGACGATAATATCTGGGTCACTGATACCGGCAGCCATATCGTGCTCAAGCTCGATCATGACGGGCGTGTGTTGATGGTTCTGGGACGCAAGAATGTAGGAGCTGAAGGGGACTGGCTTTTTAATAAGCCCGCGGATGTTGCCTTTGGTAAAAATGGCGAGTTCTTTGTCGCAGATGGCTATGGTAACTCGCGCATTATGAAGTTCGACCGCAATGGCAAGTTCCTGAAGCAGTGGGGAAGCTTTGGTGAGCAGCCGGGGCAGTTCCAGCTCCCGCACTCGATTGTGATCGATAAGCAGTGGCGTATCTATGTCGCGGATCGCGAAGGTGGGCGCATCCAGATATTCGACTACGACGGAAAGTTTTTGAAAGAGTGGGATGGCATAGGCTATCCCTATGGATTGTTTATTACCCCCGACCAGCATATCTGGATGTCGGATGGGGGCCTTGATCGTGTCGTTGAGTTTGATCCCGAGGGCAGGATTGTTGGCGCTGTAGGCGAGCCGGGGCATGGACTGGGCCAGTTTGTATGGCCTCACTTTTTGGCTGTCGGACCAGATCGTAAGATCTATGTCGCCGATGTGCTGAACTGGCGAGTCGATGTTTTCGTGCCGACCGGCACTGCGCCAACGGGCAAGATGTCGCCCTATGTTCCCACGAAGAGGGTCTTCAACGAGCAGATTAAAAGCAGTGGCTGGAGCATCCGGCACCCTTAG